The following are from one region of the candidate division WOR-3 bacterium genome:
- a CDS encoding M20 family metallo-hydrolase: protein MWEKQIFEKICQEIERLEPEMIEMQRRLTALPAISPRSGGEGEKARVDYLKPLLDSWGLEVLELRAPDPSAPCGYRPSIIAKLAGKRARPTIWVMTHLDVVPSGPKELWLSDPFAARVENGKIFGRGVEDNQQEMVASIFALKALLNLGLKPQLTVGLMLVADEETGSEFGVDWLLNNHKFCAPDDLVVVPDAGNEEGTLLEIAEKSILWLKFTTYGQQAHGSTPHHGNNAHRAGANLLLRLDKVLHHTFAAKDELFTPPYSTIEPTKKEANVPNINTIPGEDVFYFDMRILPQYQLEEVLNKVEEVKAEIEAEFKVKIKVEVEQKAQAAPQTSPDAPVVKMLAHAVRAVYNKEPFPKGIGGGTVAAFFRRLGIPAVVWGKNCGQAHKPNEFCLIANMVGNAKVYAHLFGQKVEDVQG, encoded by the coding sequence ATGTGGGAAAAACAAATATTTGAAAAAATCTGTCAGGAGATTGAAAGGCTTGAGCCGGAGATGATTGAAATGCAGCGCCGCCTGACCGCGCTCCCTGCAATCAGCCCGAGGTCAGGTGGTGAGGGTGAAAAGGCAAGGGTTGATTATCTCAAACCCTTACTTGACTCCTGGGGTCTTGAGGTTCTGGAGCTGCGCGCACCTGACCCTTCGGCTCCGTGCGGCTATCGACCAAGCATTATCGCCAAACTTGCCGGTAAAAGGGCAAGACCAACTATCTGGGTTATGACCCATCTTGATGTTGTGCCTTCAGGACCAAAGGAGTTGTGGCTTTCTGACCCGTTTGCTGCCCGAGTTGAGAATGGCAAAATCTTTGGTCGCGGGGTTGAGGACAATCAGCAGGAGATGGTGGCAAGCATCTTTGCCTTAAAGGCGCTTTTAAATCTTGGTCTGAAACCACAACTGACGGTTGGGCTGATGCTGGTTGCGGATGAGGAGACCGGCTCTGAGTTCGGGGTTGACTGGCTCTTAAACAATCACAAATTCTGCGCCCCTGACGATTTGGTTGTTGTCCCGGATGCCGGTAATGAGGAAGGCACCCTTCTTGAGATTGCCGAGAAGTCCATCTTGTGGCTCAAGTTTACAACCTATGGTCAGCAGGCGCACGGCTCAACACCCCATCATGGCAACAACGCCCATCGGGCAGGTGCCAACCTCCTTTTACGGCTGGATAAGGTTTTGCACCACACCTTTGCTGCCAAGGATGAGCTCTTCACACCCCCCTACTCAACGATTGAACCGACCAAAAAGGAGGCAAATGTCCCCAACATCAACACCATTCCGGGAGAGGATGTCTTCTATTTTGATATGCGGATTTTACCTCAATACCAACTTGAAGAGGTCTTAAATAAGGTAGAGGAGGTGAAGGCAGAGATTGAGGCGGAGTTCAAGGTGAAAATCAAGGTAGAGGTTGAGCAAAAGGCGCAGGCAGCACCGCAGACATCTCCGGATGCGCCGGTGGTAAAGATGCTTGCGCACGCGGTACGAGCGGTTTACAACAAAGAGCCGTTTCCCAAAGGGATTGGCGGTGGCACGGTTGCTGCCTTTTTCCGGAGGCTGGGGATTCCGGCGGTTGTCTGGGGCAAAAACTGCGGTCAGGCACATAAGCCCAACGAGTTCTGCCTGATTGCCAATATGGTGGGCAATGCCAAGGTTTATGCCCATCTCTTTGGGCAAAAGGTTGAGGATGTTCAAGGTTGA